One window of the Populus nigra chromosome 4, ddPopNigr1.1, whole genome shotgun sequence genome contains the following:
- the LOC133691288 gene encoding lysophospholipid acyltransferase LPEAT2-like isoform X1, translating to MATHDLESPLLYSQLSDSPHLILSVPDSDFSIQQSNNNHHNHNHNPSPNPNTSSRNPFEFLGSDGLSVPAPSTLDPFKNDTPYIEGLYELIKIVICLPIAIARLVLFGVCLAIGYVATKIALEGWKDMHNPMPKWRSRLMWVTRGCARCILFSFGYHWIKRKGKLAPREIAPIVVSNHVSYIDPIFYFFEFFPTIVAAESHDSMPFVGTIIRAMQVIYVNRFLPSSRKHAVNEVKRKASCDKFPRVLLFPEGTTTNGKVLISFQLGAFIPGYAIQPIIVRYPHVHFDQSWGNISLGMLMFKMFTQFHNFMEVEYLPVVSPLDNCKENPAHFAKRTSHAIASALNVVQTYHSYGDMMLLMKASESKQEKPSSYMVEMAKVESLFHVSSLEAVDFLDKFLSMNPDASGRVKFHDFLTALRVKTCTLSEELFGFLDVEKKGSITFKQFLYGSAHVMTQPLFRQACELAFTECDTGGHGLISEQELGDTIRLAIPNLDEDEIHELFNVFDTDGDGIVSKDSFISCLRRNPLLIALFAPCLVHKDSSQGGYRILEIV from the exons ATGGCAACCCATGATCTTGAATCCCCTCTCCTCTACTCACAACTTTCTGATTCTCCACATCTAATCCTCTCCGTTCCAGACTCTGACTTCTCCATTCAACAATCTAATAACAACcaccacaaccacaaccacaaccctAGCCCTAACCCCAATACTTCTTCTCGCAACCCTTTTGAATTCCTCGGCTCAGATGGATTATCAGTACCCGCACCATCGACCCTGGATCCGTTTAAAAATGATACGCCTTATATTGAGGGATTATATGAATTGATTAAGATTGTGATTTGTTTGCCAATTGCAATTGCAAGATTGGTGCTTTTTGGGGTTTGTTTGGCTATAGGATATGTTGCAACAAAAATTGCATTAGAAGGATGGAAGGACATGCATAATCCTATGCCCAAATGGAGGTCTAGGTTAATGTGGGTCACTAGGGGTTGTGCTCGCTGTATTTTGTTCTCTTTTGG TTATCATtggattaaaagaaaaggaaagcttgCTCCAAGGGAAATTGCACCAATCGTTGTGTCTAATCATGTATCATATATTgatccaattttttatttttttgaattcttccCTACAATTGTTGCGGCCGAGTCACACGATTCTATGCCCTTTGTTGGAACTATTATTAGAGCAATGCAG GTGATATATGTAAATAGGTTTTTGCCATCATCAAGGAAGCATGCTGTTAATGAAGTAAAG AGAAAAGCTTCATGTGATAAATTTCCTCGAGTGCTTTTGTTTCCTGAGGGAACGACTACTAACGGAAAGGTTCTTATTTCATTCCAACTTGGAGCGTTCATCCCTGGTTATGCAATTCAACCCATAATTGTCCGCTATCCCCATGTTCACTTTGATCAATCTTG gGGGAATATTTCTTTGGGAATGCTCATGTTTAAAATGTTTACACAGTTTCACAATTTTATGGAG GTAGAATATCTACCAGTTGTTTCACCCCTTGACAATTGCAAAGAAAATCCTGCTCATTTTGCCAAGAGG ACTAGCCATGCTATTGCATCTGCTCTCAATGTTGTTCAAACGTATCACTCTTACGGCGACATGATGCTTCTCATGAAAGCATCCGAGTCGAAGCAG GAGAAGCCCTCAAGTTATATGGTTGAAATGGCTAAGGTGGAATCA ttgtTTCATGTAAGCAGTTTGGAAGCTGTGGACTTTCTGGACAAGTTTCTGTCTATGAATCCAGATGCCAG TGGTCGTGTTAAATTCCATGACTTTTTGACGGCTTTGAGAGTGAAGACTTGTACACTTTCAGAAGAG TTATTTGGGTTCCTTGACGTAGAGAAGAAAGGATCAATTACATTCAAGCAG TTTTTGTATGGATCAGCACATGTCATGACGCAACCATTATTCCGGCAAGCTTGTGAACTAGCTTTTACTGAATGTGACACCGGAGGTCATGGTCTAATTTCAGAGCAAGAA TTGGGAGATACGATAAGACTAGCAATCCCAAACTTGGATGAGGATGAG ATCCATGAGCTCTTCAATGTATTTGATACCGATGGTGATGGGATTGTTAGCAAGGATAGTTTTATTTCTTGTCTAAGACGGAATCCTTTGCTGATTGCACTTTTTGCACCTTGTTTGGTGCACAAGGACTCATCACAAGGTGGTTACAGGATCCTGGAGATTGTATGA
- the LOC133691288 gene encoding lysophospholipid acyltransferase LPEAT2-like isoform X2, translating into MATHDLESPLLYSQLSDSPHLILSVPDSDFSIQQSNNNHHNHNHNPSPNPNTSSRNPFEFLGSDGLSVPAPSTLDPFKNDTPYIEGLYELIKIVICLPIAIARLVLFGVCLAIGYVATKIALEGWKDMHNPMPKWRSRLMWVTRGCARCILFSFGYHWIKRKGKLAPREIAPIVVSNHVSYIDPIFYFFEFFPTIVAAESHDSMPFVGTIIRAMQVIYVNRFLPSSRKHAVNEVKRKASCDKFPRVLLFPEGTTTNGKVLISFQLGAFIPGYAIQPIIVRYPHVHFDQSWGNISLGMLMFKMFTQFHNFMEVEYLPVVSPLDNCKENPAHFAKRTSHAIASALNVVQTYHSYGDMMLLMKASESKQEKPSSYMVEMAKVESLFHVSSLEAVDFLDKFLSMNPDASGRVKFHDFLTALRVKTCTLSEELFGFLDVEKKGSITFKQITHCA; encoded by the exons ATGGCAACCCATGATCTTGAATCCCCTCTCCTCTACTCACAACTTTCTGATTCTCCACATCTAATCCTCTCCGTTCCAGACTCTGACTTCTCCATTCAACAATCTAATAACAACcaccacaaccacaaccacaaccctAGCCCTAACCCCAATACTTCTTCTCGCAACCCTTTTGAATTCCTCGGCTCAGATGGATTATCAGTACCCGCACCATCGACCCTGGATCCGTTTAAAAATGATACGCCTTATATTGAGGGATTATATGAATTGATTAAGATTGTGATTTGTTTGCCAATTGCAATTGCAAGATTGGTGCTTTTTGGGGTTTGTTTGGCTATAGGATATGTTGCAACAAAAATTGCATTAGAAGGATGGAAGGACATGCATAATCCTATGCCCAAATGGAGGTCTAGGTTAATGTGGGTCACTAGGGGTTGTGCTCGCTGTATTTTGTTCTCTTTTGG TTATCATtggattaaaagaaaaggaaagcttgCTCCAAGGGAAATTGCACCAATCGTTGTGTCTAATCATGTATCATATATTgatccaattttttatttttttgaattcttccCTACAATTGTTGCGGCCGAGTCACACGATTCTATGCCCTTTGTTGGAACTATTATTAGAGCAATGCAG GTGATATATGTAAATAGGTTTTTGCCATCATCAAGGAAGCATGCTGTTAATGAAGTAAAG AGAAAAGCTTCATGTGATAAATTTCCTCGAGTGCTTTTGTTTCCTGAGGGAACGACTACTAACGGAAAGGTTCTTATTTCATTCCAACTTGGAGCGTTCATCCCTGGTTATGCAATTCAACCCATAATTGTCCGCTATCCCCATGTTCACTTTGATCAATCTTG gGGGAATATTTCTTTGGGAATGCTCATGTTTAAAATGTTTACACAGTTTCACAATTTTATGGAG GTAGAATATCTACCAGTTGTTTCACCCCTTGACAATTGCAAAGAAAATCCTGCTCATTTTGCCAAGAGG ACTAGCCATGCTATTGCATCTGCTCTCAATGTTGTTCAAACGTATCACTCTTACGGCGACATGATGCTTCTCATGAAAGCATCCGAGTCGAAGCAG GAGAAGCCCTCAAGTTATATGGTTGAAATGGCTAAGGTGGAATCA ttgtTTCATGTAAGCAGTTTGGAAGCTGTGGACTTTCTGGACAAGTTTCTGTCTATGAATCCAGATGCCAG TGGTCGTGTTAAATTCCATGACTTTTTGACGGCTTTGAGAGTGAAGACTTGTACACTTTCAGAAGAG TTATTTGGGTTCCTTGACGTAGAGAAGAAAGGATCAATTACATTCAAGCAG ATAACACACTGCGCttaa
- the LOC133691601 gene encoding subtilisin-like protease SBT4.14 isoform X1, translating into MSRKKLIIPSILLSNVLIFILLGFSAATEDEQKEFFIVYLGDQPVINNVSAVQTHIDVLSSIKRSDLEAKESIIYSYTKIFNAFAAKLSKAEARKLSLLDEVLSVFPNRYHKLHTTKSWDFIGLPSTAKRNLKMERNIVVGLLDTGITPQSESFKDDGFGPPPRKWRGTCGHYANFSGCNNKLVGARYFKLDGNPDPSDILSPVDVDGHGTHTSSTLAGNLVPDASLFGLARGVARGAVPDARVAMYKVCWVSSGCSDMDLLAAFEAAIHDGVDVLSVSIGGVSADYVSNAIAIGAFHAMKNGIITVASGGNDGPSSSSVANHAPWLLTVAASGIDREFRSKVELGNGKIVSGIGVNTFEPKQKLYPIVSGADAGYSRSDDGARFCADGSLDPKKVKGKLVLCELEVWGADSVVKGIGGKGTILESEQYLDAAQIFMAPATVVNATVSDKVNNYIHSTKSPSAVIYRTQEVKIPAPFIASFSSRGPNPGSERILKPDVAAPGIDILASYTPLRSLTGLKGDTQHSRFSLMSGTSMACPHVAGVAAYIKSFHPNWTAAAIKSAILTTAKPMRSRVNNDAEFAYGAGQVNPEKARNPGLVYDMDEMSYIQFLCHEGYNRSSLAVLVGSKSVNCSSLLPGIGYDALNYPTMQLSVKNKHEPTVGVFIRTVTNVGPSPSIYNATIQAPKGVDIVVKPMSLSFSRSSQKRSFKVVVKAKPMPSSQMSSGSLVWKSNRHIVRSPIVIFKPLD; encoded by the exons ATGTCAAGGAAGAAATTGATTATTCCTTCCATTCTTCTTTCAAATGTTCTAATCTTCATCTTGCTAGGTTTTTCTGCTGCAACTGAAGATGAACAGAAG GAATTCTTTATTGTTTATCTTGGAGATCAACCGGTGATCAATAATGTCTCTGCGGTGCAAACACATATTGATGTTCTGTCGTCCATCAAGAGAAG TGATCTAGAAGCGAAGGAGTCCATCATATATAGCTACACAAAGATCTTCAATGCATTTGCTGCAAAGCTATCTAAAGCGGAAGCCAGAAAGCTGTCAC TCCTGGACGAAGTTCTTTCCGTGTTTCCAAATCGATATCACAAACTCCACACAACCAAATCATGGGATTTTATTGGGCTTCCTAGCACTGCAAAAAGAAACCTGAAAATGGAGAGGAACATAGTTGTGGGTCTACTGGATACAG GGATCACTCCGCAGTCTGAGAGCTTTAAGGATGATGGTTTTGGCCCTCCACCTAGAAAATGGAGAGGCACTTGCGGTCACTATGCTAATTTCTCAGGATGCAACAA CAAGCTTGTAGGGGCTAGATACTTCAAGCTCGACGGCAATCCGGATCCCAGTGACATCTTATCTCCAGTAGATGTGGATGGCCATGGGACACACACATCATCCACACTAGCAGGAAACCTAGTTCCAGATGCCAGCCTATTTGGGCTAGCAAGAGGGGTTGCTCGTGGTGCAGTGCCAGACGCTAGGGTAGCCATGTATAAAGTGTGTTGGGTCAGCTCTGGTTGCTCAGATATGGACCTACTTGCTGCATTTGAAGCTGCTATACAtgatggtgttgatgttctatCAGTATCCATTGGTGGAGTGAGCGCTGATTATGTATCAAATGCAATAGCCATAGGTGCATTCCATGCCATGAAGAACGGAATTATCACAGTGGCCTCAGGTGGAAATGATGGACCATCTTCAAGTTCCGTGGCGAACCATGCGCCATGGCTCTTGACCGTTGCAGCTAGTGGCATTGACAGGGAGTTCAGGAGCAAAGTCGAGTTAGGCAATGGGAAGATTGTCTCG GGTATTGGAGTGAACACATttgaaccaaaacaaaaattatatccaATTGTCAGTGGGGCAGATGCTGGTTACTCTAGAAGCGATGATGGTGCAAG GTTCTGTGCCGATGGCTCGTTGGACCCTAAGAAGGTGAAAGGGAAGCTTGTCTTGTGTGAGTTAGAAGTATGGGGTGCTGACTCTGTTGTTAAAGGAATCGGAGGAAAAGGCACTATTCTTGAGAGTGAGCAATATCTTGATGCTGCCCAGATTTTTATGGCACCAGCAACCGTAGTCAATGCCACCGTCAGCGACAAAGTCAATAATTATATACATTCCACCAA ATCTCCATCAGCAGTGATATACAGAACCCAAGAAGTAAAAATCCCTGCTCCTTTCATCGCTTCCTTTTCGTCTCGGGGTCCAAATCCAGGATCAGAACGCATTCTCAAG CCCGACGTCGCAGCACCAGGAATTGACATTTTGGCATCATACACTCCCTTGAGGTCGCTCACCGGGCTGAAAGGTGATACACAGCACTCAAGATTTTCTCTTATGTCAGGGACTTCCATGGCTTGCCCTCATGTTGCTGGGGTAGCCGCCTATATAAAGTCATTCCATCCAAATTGGACCGCAGCAGCAATCAAATCCGCCATCCTGACAACAG CAAAACCTATGAGATCAAGAGTGAACAACGATGCAGAATTTGCCTACGGTGCTGGTCAAGTAAATCCTGAAAAAGCTAGAAACCCTGGCTTGGTCTATGACATGGATGAGATGTCTTACATTCAGTTCCTATGTCACGAAGGCTATAACAGATCCTCCTTAGCTGTTTTAGTTGGTTCAAAATCCGTAAATTGCTCCTCATTGCTTCCTGGAATTGGCTATGATGCTCTCAACTATCCGACTATGCAACTTAGTGTAAAAAATAAGCATGAACCGACCGTCGGTGTTTTTATAAGGACAGTTACCAATGTAGGTCCTTCTCCTTCCATCTACAATGCAACCATCCAGGCTCCTAAAGGAGTAGATATCGTGGTAAAACCTATGAGCCTCTCCTTCTCTCGTTCCTCGCAGAAGCGAAGTTTTAAGGTTGTGGTCAAGGCAAAACCGATGCCAAGTTCTCAAATGTCGTCAGGTTCACTAGTATGGAAAAGCAATCGTCACATTGTGAGGAGCCCTATCGTTATTTTTAAACCACTGGACTAA
- the LOC133691601 gene encoding subtilisin-like protease SBT4.14 isoform X2: protein MSRKKLIIPSILLSNVLIFILLGFSAATEDEQKEFFIVYLGDQPVINNVSAVQTHIDVLSSIKRSDLEAKESIIYSYTKIFNAFAAKLSKAEARKLSLLDEVLSVFPNRYHKLHTTKSWDFIGLPSTAKRNLKMERNIVVGLLDTGITPQSESFKDDGFGPPPRKWRGTCGHYANFSGCNNKLVGARYFKLDGNPDPSDILSPVDVDGHGTHTSSTLAGNLVPDASLFGLARGVARGAVPDARVAMYKVCWVSSGCSDMDLLAAFEAAIHDGVDVLSVSIGGVSADYVSNAIAIGAFHAMKNGIITVASGGNDGPSSSSVANHAPWLLTVAASGIDREFRSKVELGNGKIVSGIGVNTFEPKQKLYPIVSGADAGYSRSDDGARFCADGSLDPKKVKGKLVLCELEVWGADSVVKGIGGKGTILESEQYLDAAQIFMAPATVVNATVSDKVNNYIHSTKSPSAVIYRTQEVKIPAPFIASFSSRGPNPGSERILKPDVAAPGIDILASYTPLRSLTGLKGDTQHSRFSLMSGTSMACPHVAGVAAYIKSFHPNWTAAAIKSAILTTEFAYGAGQVNPEKARNPGLVYDMDEMSYIQFLCHEGYNRSSLAVLVGSKSVNCSSLLPGIGYDALNYPTMQLSVKNKHEPTVGVFIRTVTNVGPSPSIYNATIQAPKGVDIVVKPMSLSFSRSSQKRSFKVVVKAKPMPSSQMSSGSLVWKSNRHIVRSPIVIFKPLD, encoded by the exons ATGTCAAGGAAGAAATTGATTATTCCTTCCATTCTTCTTTCAAATGTTCTAATCTTCATCTTGCTAGGTTTTTCTGCTGCAACTGAAGATGAACAGAAG GAATTCTTTATTGTTTATCTTGGAGATCAACCGGTGATCAATAATGTCTCTGCGGTGCAAACACATATTGATGTTCTGTCGTCCATCAAGAGAAG TGATCTAGAAGCGAAGGAGTCCATCATATATAGCTACACAAAGATCTTCAATGCATTTGCTGCAAAGCTATCTAAAGCGGAAGCCAGAAAGCTGTCAC TCCTGGACGAAGTTCTTTCCGTGTTTCCAAATCGATATCACAAACTCCACACAACCAAATCATGGGATTTTATTGGGCTTCCTAGCACTGCAAAAAGAAACCTGAAAATGGAGAGGAACATAGTTGTGGGTCTACTGGATACAG GGATCACTCCGCAGTCTGAGAGCTTTAAGGATGATGGTTTTGGCCCTCCACCTAGAAAATGGAGAGGCACTTGCGGTCACTATGCTAATTTCTCAGGATGCAACAA CAAGCTTGTAGGGGCTAGATACTTCAAGCTCGACGGCAATCCGGATCCCAGTGACATCTTATCTCCAGTAGATGTGGATGGCCATGGGACACACACATCATCCACACTAGCAGGAAACCTAGTTCCAGATGCCAGCCTATTTGGGCTAGCAAGAGGGGTTGCTCGTGGTGCAGTGCCAGACGCTAGGGTAGCCATGTATAAAGTGTGTTGGGTCAGCTCTGGTTGCTCAGATATGGACCTACTTGCTGCATTTGAAGCTGCTATACAtgatggtgttgatgttctatCAGTATCCATTGGTGGAGTGAGCGCTGATTATGTATCAAATGCAATAGCCATAGGTGCATTCCATGCCATGAAGAACGGAATTATCACAGTGGCCTCAGGTGGAAATGATGGACCATCTTCAAGTTCCGTGGCGAACCATGCGCCATGGCTCTTGACCGTTGCAGCTAGTGGCATTGACAGGGAGTTCAGGAGCAAAGTCGAGTTAGGCAATGGGAAGATTGTCTCG GGTATTGGAGTGAACACATttgaaccaaaacaaaaattatatccaATTGTCAGTGGGGCAGATGCTGGTTACTCTAGAAGCGATGATGGTGCAAG GTTCTGTGCCGATGGCTCGTTGGACCCTAAGAAGGTGAAAGGGAAGCTTGTCTTGTGTGAGTTAGAAGTATGGGGTGCTGACTCTGTTGTTAAAGGAATCGGAGGAAAAGGCACTATTCTTGAGAGTGAGCAATATCTTGATGCTGCCCAGATTTTTATGGCACCAGCAACCGTAGTCAATGCCACCGTCAGCGACAAAGTCAATAATTATATACATTCCACCAA ATCTCCATCAGCAGTGATATACAGAACCCAAGAAGTAAAAATCCCTGCTCCTTTCATCGCTTCCTTTTCGTCTCGGGGTCCAAATCCAGGATCAGAACGCATTCTCAAG CCCGACGTCGCAGCACCAGGAATTGACATTTTGGCATCATACACTCCCTTGAGGTCGCTCACCGGGCTGAAAGGTGATACACAGCACTCAAGATTTTCTCTTATGTCAGGGACTTCCATGGCTTGCCCTCATGTTGCTGGGGTAGCCGCCTATATAAAGTCATTCCATCCAAATTGGACCGCAGCAGCAATCAAATCCGCCATCCTGACAACAG AATTTGCCTACGGTGCTGGTCAAGTAAATCCTGAAAAAGCTAGAAACCCTGGCTTGGTCTATGACATGGATGAGATGTCTTACATTCAGTTCCTATGTCACGAAGGCTATAACAGATCCTCCTTAGCTGTTTTAGTTGGTTCAAAATCCGTAAATTGCTCCTCATTGCTTCCTGGAATTGGCTATGATGCTCTCAACTATCCGACTATGCAACTTAGTGTAAAAAATAAGCATGAACCGACCGTCGGTGTTTTTATAAGGACAGTTACCAATGTAGGTCCTTCTCCTTCCATCTACAATGCAACCATCCAGGCTCCTAAAGGAGTAGATATCGTGGTAAAACCTATGAGCCTCTCCTTCTCTCGTTCCTCGCAGAAGCGAAGTTTTAAGGTTGTGGTCAAGGCAAAACCGATGCCAAGTTCTCAAATGTCGTCAGGTTCACTAGTATGGAAAAGCAATCGTCACATTGTGAGGAGCCCTATCGTTATTTTTAAACCACTGGACTAA